The following are from one region of the Aquipuribacter nitratireducens genome:
- a CDS encoding TIGR03842 family LLM class F420-dependent oxidoreductase — MDLGLVLQNDPPAWRVVDLLRRAETLGFSHGWTFDSHVLWQEPYVVYSQVLAATHRMVVGPMVTNPGTRDWTVIASLHATLHDMYGERTVCAFGRGDSAMRYIGRSPCTLGEVRDAMHTVKALAEGRTVTYNEREIAFPWRAGGSLPVYMAGYGPKALQTCGEHADGFILQLADPSIVEWTIGAVREAAAAAGRDPDSLYVIVAAPAYVGPEERLPHMRDQVRWFGGMVGNHVADLVGRYGDAGAAVPTALTDYIRGRQGYDYAEHGRAGNTHTDFVPDEVIDRFCLLGPVERHLERLAELRDLGVDQFAVYLMHDEPEATLTAYGERVAPVLRRGT, encoded by the coding sequence ATGGACCTCGGGCTCGTGCTGCAGAACGACCCGCCGGCGTGGCGGGTCGTCGACCTGCTCCGCCGCGCGGAGACCCTCGGCTTCAGCCACGGCTGGACGTTCGACTCCCACGTGTTGTGGCAGGAGCCGTACGTCGTCTACAGCCAGGTCCTCGCCGCCACCCACCGGATGGTCGTCGGCCCGATGGTGACGAACCCGGGCACCCGCGACTGGACGGTGATCGCGAGCCTCCACGCCACGCTGCACGACATGTACGGCGAGCGGACGGTGTGCGCCTTCGGTCGCGGCGACTCCGCGATGCGCTACATCGGCCGCAGCCCGTGCACGCTCGGGGAGGTGCGCGACGCCATGCACACGGTCAAGGCCCTCGCCGAGGGACGCACCGTCACATACAACGAGCGGGAGATCGCCTTCCCGTGGCGCGCCGGCGGGTCCCTGCCCGTCTACATGGCCGGGTACGGGCCCAAGGCGCTGCAGACGTGCGGCGAGCACGCCGACGGCTTCATCCTCCAGCTGGCGGACCCCTCGATCGTCGAGTGGACGATCGGCGCCGTCCGCGAGGCCGCGGCCGCGGCCGGGCGGGACCCGGACTCCCTCTACGTGATCGTGGCCGCGCCCGCGTACGTCGGGCCCGAGGAGCGCCTGCCGCACATGCGCGACCAGGTCCGCTGGTTCGGTGGCATGGTCGGCAACCACGTCGCCGACCTCGTCGGGCGCTACGGCGACGCCGGGGCGGCCGTGCCGACCGCCCTCACCGACTACATCCGGGGCCGGCAGGGCTACGACTACGCCGAGCACGGCCGGGCGGGCAACACGCACACCGACTTCGTGCCGGACGAGGTCATCGACCGCTTCTGCCTGCTCGGGCCGGTCGAGCGCCACCTCGAGCGGCTCGCGGAGCTGCGTGACCTCGGCGTCGACCAGTTCGCCGTCTACCTCATGCACGACGAGCCGGAGGCGACCCTCACCGCCTACGGCGAGCGGGTCGCGCCCGTCCTGCGTCGGGGGACCTGA
- a CDS encoding CoA-acylating methylmalonate-semialdehyde dehydrogenase: protein MNRISHWVDNGVRPGVSGRSAPVHDPATGEVSAHVDLASTAEVDAAVSSAAEAATEWRETSIAARTRLLFRFRELVEANRDELARRLSAEHGKVLSDAGGEVARALENIEYACGLAELLKGGYSEQASGGVDVYSLRQPLGVVAGITPFNFPAMVPLWMIPNAVACGNTFVLKPSEKDPSAPMFVAELFAEAGFPPGVLNVVNGDAEAVNHLLTHPGIAAVSFVGSTPIARHVYTTGTAAGKRVQALGGAKNHMVVLPDADVDLAADAAVGAAYGSAGERCMAVSVVVAVGDVGDALVDAVAARVDKLVIGPGSDPDSQMGPLITREHRDRVAGYVDAGEQAGARVVVDGRQKRFDGDGFFLGVTLLDHVTADMSVYTDEIFGPVLCVVRAETYAEAVGLVEANPWGNGAAIFTRDGGAARRFQHEVSAGMVGVNVPIPVPVGYYSFGGWKDSLFGDTHMYGPEGIHFWTRGKVVTSRWPDPATSSVDLGFPRNH from the coding sequence GTGAACCGCATCTCCCACTGGGTCGACAACGGCGTCCGCCCGGGCGTCTCCGGCCGCAGCGCCCCCGTCCACGACCCCGCCACCGGCGAGGTCAGCGCCCACGTCGACCTCGCGAGCACCGCCGAGGTCGACGCCGCGGTGTCCTCCGCCGCCGAGGCGGCGACCGAGTGGCGGGAGACCTCGATCGCCGCCCGCACCCGGCTGCTGTTCCGCTTCCGCGAGCTCGTCGAGGCGAACCGGGACGAGCTCGCCCGGCGGCTGTCCGCCGAGCACGGGAAGGTCCTGTCCGACGCCGGCGGCGAGGTCGCGCGGGCCCTGGAGAACATCGAGTACGCGTGCGGGCTCGCGGAGCTCCTCAAGGGCGGCTACAGCGAGCAGGCCTCCGGCGGCGTCGACGTCTACTCCCTGCGGCAGCCGCTCGGGGTCGTCGCCGGCATCACGCCCTTCAACTTCCCGGCGATGGTCCCGCTGTGGATGATCCCGAACGCCGTGGCGTGCGGGAACACGTTCGTCCTCAAGCCGAGCGAGAAGGACCCCTCGGCGCCGATGTTCGTCGCCGAGCTCTTCGCCGAGGCCGGGTTCCCGCCCGGTGTCCTCAACGTCGTCAACGGCGACGCGGAGGCCGTGAACCACCTGCTCACGCACCCGGGGATCGCGGCGGTCAGCTTCGTGGGGTCGACGCCGATCGCGCGGCACGTCTACACGACGGGCACGGCGGCCGGGAAGCGCGTCCAGGCCCTCGGCGGGGCGAAGAACCACATGGTCGTGCTGCCCGACGCCGACGTCGACCTCGCCGCCGACGCGGCGGTCGGCGCCGCGTACGGCTCGGCGGGCGAGCGGTGCATGGCCGTCAGCGTCGTCGTCGCCGTCGGGGACGTCGGCGACGCGCTGGTCGACGCCGTCGCCGCCCGCGTCGACAAGCTCGTCATCGGGCCCGGCTCCGACCCGGACTCCCAGATGGGACCGCTCATCACCCGCGAGCACCGCGACCGGGTCGCCGGCTACGTCGACGCCGGCGAGCAGGCCGGCGCCCGCGTCGTCGTCGACGGGCGGCAGAAGCGGTTCGACGGCGACGGCTTCTTCCTCGGGGTCACGCTGCTCGACCACGTGACCGCGGACATGAGCGTCTACACCGACGAGATCTTCGGGCCGGTGCTGTGCGTCGTGCGCGCGGAGACGTACGCGGAGGCCGTCGGACTCGTCGAGGCGAACCCCTGGGGCAACGGGGCGGCGATCTTCACCCGCGACGGCGGCGCGGCCCGGCGCTTCCAGCACGAGGTGAGCGCCGGGATGGTCGGGGTCAACGTCCCGATCCCCGTCCCGGTCGGCTACTACTCCTTCGGTGGCTGGAAGGACTCCCTCTTCGGTGACACCCACATGTACGGCCCGGAGGGCATCCACTTCTGGACGCGCGGCAAGGTCGTGACGAGCCGCTGGCCGGACCCGGCGACGTCGAGCGTCGACCTCGGCTTCCCGCGGAACCACTGA
- the hydA gene encoding dihydropyrimidinase, giving the protein MTRTLITNGTVVSATGAIAHDVLVEDEKVVALLAPGTQGITADTTVDATGTYVVPGGIDAHTHMELPFGGTFSSDTFETGTRAAAYGGTTTIIDFAVQTAGNDVRESLDTWYGKAEGECAVDYAFHMIIGGVDDASLKLMGDLVAEGITSFKLFMAYPGVFYSDDGQILRAMQRAAELGALISMHAENGIAIDVLAEQAAARGETAPIHHGITRPARLEGEATHRAIQLALVAGAPVYFVHLSSSEALAEVVRARAEGHNVFAETCPQYLYLTLEDHLGAPGEDGFEGAKYVCSSPLRSKHEHHHRDLWRGLRTNDLAIVATDHCPFCFKDQKELGRDDFRLIPNGIGGVEHRMDLVYQGVVTGELSLARWVETCATTPARMFGMYPKKGVIAPGSDADIVLYDPQARTTISAATHHMAMDYSAYEGFEIAGGVRTVMSRGTVVVDRGQYLGTKGHGRFVPRGLSSYLR; this is encoded by the coding sequence ATGACCCGGACCCTCATCACCAACGGCACGGTCGTCAGCGCCACGGGCGCCATCGCCCACGACGTGCTGGTCGAGGACGAGAAGGTCGTCGCCCTCCTGGCCCCCGGCACGCAGGGCATCACGGCGGACACCACGGTCGACGCGACGGGCACGTACGTGGTGCCGGGCGGCATCGACGCCCACACCCACATGGAGCTCCCGTTCGGCGGGACGTTCTCCTCCGACACGTTCGAGACGGGCACGCGTGCCGCGGCGTACGGCGGCACGACGACGATCATCGACTTCGCCGTGCAGACGGCCGGCAACGACGTCCGAGAGAGCCTCGACACGTGGTACGGCAAGGCCGAGGGGGAGTGCGCCGTCGACTACGCGTTCCACATGATCATCGGCGGGGTCGACGACGCGAGCCTCAAGCTCATGGGCGACCTCGTCGCCGAGGGCATCACGAGCTTCAAGCTCTTCATGGCGTACCCGGGCGTCTTCTACTCCGACGACGGGCAGATCCTGCGCGCGATGCAGCGCGCCGCCGAGCTCGGGGCGCTCATCTCCATGCACGCCGAGAACGGCATCGCGATCGACGTGCTCGCCGAGCAGGCCGCCGCCCGCGGCGAGACCGCGCCCATCCACCACGGCATCACCCGACCCGCGCGACTGGAGGGCGAGGCCACGCACCGGGCCATCCAGCTCGCCCTCGTCGCCGGGGCACCGGTCTACTTCGTCCACCTGTCGAGCAGCGAGGCGCTGGCGGAGGTCGTCCGCGCACGCGCCGAGGGCCACAACGTCTTCGCCGAGACGTGCCCCCAGTACCTCTACCTCACGCTCGAGGACCACCTCGGCGCCCCCGGCGAGGACGGGTTCGAGGGGGCGAAGTACGTGTGCTCCTCCCCGCTGCGGAGCAAGCACGAGCACCACCACCGCGACCTGTGGCGGGGGCTGCGCACGAACGACCTCGCCATCGTCGCGACCGACCACTGCCCGTTCTGCTTCAAGGACCAGAAGGAGCTGGGCCGCGACGACTTCCGCCTCATCCCCAACGGCATCGGCGGGGTCGAGCACCGGATGGACCTCGTCTACCAGGGCGTCGTGACCGGTGAGCTCAGTCTCGCCCGGTGGGTCGAGACGTGCGCCACGACACCGGCGCGGATGTTCGGCATGTACCCGAAGAAGGGCGTCATCGCCCCCGGGTCGGACGCCGACATCGTCCTGTACGACCCGCAGGCCCGGACGACGATCAGCGCCGCCACGCACCACATGGCGATGGACTACTCCGCCTACGAGGGGTTCGAGATCGCCGGCGGGGTCCGGACCGTCATGTCCCGCGGCACCGTCGTCGTCGACCGCGGGCAGTACCTCGGGACGAAGGGCCACGGCCGGTTCGTGCCGCGCGGGCTGTCGTCGTACCTCCGCTGA
- a CDS encoding PIN domain-containing protein, with product MILDACALVAALRGEPAAPVVRGLLLDPDVGTRTLATTLTEVVDRVGRLSGRPASDVALSLRQLPLSVTGVDADLAVRAGVLRAHAYHRTRAPLSLADCLVLAEGVRSGAPVATSDPDMLDTLRVAGAPYVALPRADGSVHDPAAA from the coding sequence GTGATCCTCGACGCCTGCGCGCTCGTGGCCGCGCTGCGCGGGGAACCGGCGGCACCCGTCGTCCGTGGCCTGCTGCTGGACCCGGACGTGGGCACCCGGACCCTCGCCACCACCCTCACCGAGGTCGTCGACCGTGTCGGCCGCCTCAGCGGCCGGCCGGCGAGCGACGTCGCGCTGAGCCTCCGGCAGCTGCCGCTGTCGGTGACCGGCGTCGACGCGGACCTCGCCGTCCGGGCGGGAGTGCTGCGGGCGCACGCCTACCACCGCACCCGCGCGCCGCTCAGCCTCGCCGACTGCCTCGTCCTCGCTGAGGGTGTGCGCTCCGGAGCCCCCGTCGCCACGTCCGACCCCGACATGCTCGACACGCTCCGCGTGGCGGGCGCCCCATACGTGGCCCTCCCCCGCGCGGACGGCTCGGTCCACGACCCCGCAGCCGCATGA
- a CDS encoding AbrB/MazE/SpoVT family DNA-binding domain-containing protein encodes MKVSRNGQVSLPADVRRRWATSHVLVLDLGDTLVMRPVTGDPVEDVDAVIGRYRTPVTSDELQALSREEEARIETRKEPP; translated from the coding sequence ATGAAGGTGTCCCGGAACGGTCAGGTCTCCCTGCCGGCCGACGTACGTCGCCGCTGGGCCACCTCCCACGTGCTCGTCCTCGATCTCGGGGACACCCTCGTGATGCGCCCCGTGACCGGTGACCCGGTCGAGGACGTCGACGCGGTCATCGGGCGCTACCGGACCCCCGTCACCTCCGACGAGCTGCAGGCGCTGTCCCGGGAGGAGGAGGCCCGGATCGAGACGCGCAAGGAACCGCCGTGA
- a CDS encoding AI-2E family transporter, producing the protein MPESPSRPVADGVLAPLPRWLRRTVAYGIAALVAAAVVAVVTVALLRVGVVAFALLAALLLTALLAPVATGLRRLGLPRAVAALAALLLLLGVPVGIGWLLYSRVMVQLEAVGPAVTAGLDRIREWLVTGPLGVDPARIDELRTSAFDAARAALPSPVAGTTTALHVLTGLLLVVFAVFFLAKDGDAMWRWFLSWVPEERRARVDGGGRLAWSTVTAYVRGTVLVALGDAVGIGLGLLVLGVPLWLSLALLTFVSAFVPIVGATIAGAAAVLVTLVTNGATDALLVLGLVLLVQQLEGNLLQPLVMSGVVKLHPLVTVSAVTVGTLLLGIAGAVLAVPVVAVGYRLVSYLAGRDHAPDDTDDERGGPDDPEGAASRRAPAEEPGPAILRGSPARR; encoded by the coding sequence GTGCCCGAGTCCCCGTCACGCCCCGTCGCCGACGGCGTCCTGGCCCCGCTGCCCCGCTGGCTGCGCCGGACCGTCGCCTACGGGATCGCGGCGCTCGTCGCGGCCGCCGTCGTGGCCGTGGTCACCGTCGCCCTGCTGCGGGTCGGGGTCGTCGCGTTCGCGCTGCTCGCCGCGCTGCTACTCACGGCGCTGCTCGCCCCGGTCGCCACGGGTCTGCGGCGCCTCGGGCTGCCCCGGGCCGTCGCGGCGCTCGCCGCCCTGCTCCTGCTCCTCGGTGTCCCGGTCGGCATCGGCTGGCTCCTCTACAGCCGGGTCATGGTCCAGCTCGAGGCCGTCGGGCCCGCCGTCACGGCGGGTCTCGACCGGATCCGCGAGTGGCTCGTGACCGGTCCGCTCGGGGTCGACCCGGCGCGGATCGACGAGCTGCGGACGTCCGCCTTCGACGCCGCCCGCGCCGCGCTCCCGAGCCCCGTCGCCGGGACGACCACCGCCCTGCACGTGCTCACCGGCCTCCTCCTCGTCGTCTTCGCCGTGTTCTTCCTCGCCAAGGACGGCGACGCGATGTGGCGGTGGTTCCTGTCGTGGGTGCCGGAGGAGCGGCGCGCCCGCGTCGACGGTGGGGGCCGCCTCGCGTGGTCCACCGTCACCGCCTACGTCCGCGGGACCGTCCTCGTCGCCCTCGGCGACGCCGTCGGCATCGGGCTGGGCCTGCTCGTCCTCGGGGTGCCGCTGTGGCTGTCCCTCGCCCTCCTCACCTTCGTGAGCGCGTTCGTCCCGATCGTCGGGGCGACGATCGCCGGCGCGGCCGCCGTCCTCGTCACCCTCGTGACGAACGGGGCGACCGACGCCCTGCTCGTCCTCGGTCTCGTGCTCCTCGTCCAGCAGCTCGAGGGCAACCTCCTCCAGCCGCTCGTCATGAGCGGCGTCGTCAAGCTGCACCCGCTCGTCACGGTGTCCGCCGTCACCGTCGGCACCCTCCTGCTCGGGATCGCCGGCGCGGTCCTCGCCGTCCCGGTCGTCGCCGTCGGCTACCGCCTCGTCAGCTACCTCGCGGGGCGGGACCACGCCCCGGACGACACCGACGACGAGCGGGGCGGGCCGGACGACCCGGAGGGAGCGGCTTCCCGGCGGGCCCCCGCCGAGGAGCCCGGCCCTGCGATACTGCGCGGCTCGCCCGCGCGTCGGTGA
- a CDS encoding nitrilase-related carbon-nitrogen hydrolase — MSRVVRSAIVQTAWTGDKDSMLDLHEKHARDAAAQGAQVMCFQELFYGPYFCQVQDAEYYAYAEAVPDGPTVHRFSALAKELGMVLVLPVYEQEQAGLLYNTAAVVDADGTYLGKYRKHHIPQVKGFWEKFYFRPGNLGWPVFETAVGKVGVYICYDRHFPEGWRALGLAGAEIVFNPSATSRGLSSYLWKLEQPASAVANMYFVGAINRVGVEPLGDDDFYGTSYFVDPRGQFVGETASGHEEELVVRDLDLSLIEEVRNQWAFYRDRRPDAYGSLTDA; from the coding sequence ATGTCCCGCGTCGTGCGCTCCGCGATCGTCCAGACCGCCTGGACCGGCGACAAGGACTCGATGCTCGACCTCCACGAGAAGCACGCGCGCGACGCCGCGGCGCAGGGCGCGCAGGTCATGTGCTTCCAGGAGCTGTTCTACGGCCCGTACTTCTGCCAGGTGCAGGACGCCGAGTACTACGCCTACGCCGAGGCGGTCCCCGACGGCCCGACCGTCCATAGGTTCTCCGCGCTCGCCAAGGAGCTCGGCATGGTGCTCGTGCTGCCCGTGTACGAGCAGGAGCAGGCGGGCCTGCTCTACAACACCGCCGCGGTGGTCGACGCCGACGGCACGTACCTCGGCAAGTACCGCAAGCACCACATCCCGCAGGTGAAGGGCTTCTGGGAGAAGTTCTACTTCCGTCCCGGCAACCTCGGCTGGCCCGTCTTCGAGACCGCGGTCGGCAAGGTCGGCGTCTACATCTGCTACGACCGGCACTTCCCGGAGGGCTGGCGGGCCCTCGGCCTCGCGGGCGCGGAGATCGTCTTCAACCCGTCGGCCACCTCCCGCGGCCTGTCGAGCTACCTGTGGAAGCTCGAGCAGCCGGCGAGCGCGGTCGCCAACATGTACTTCGTCGGCGCCATCAACCGGGTGGGCGTCGAGCCGCTCGGCGACGACGACTTCTACGGCACGAGCTACTTCGTCGACCCGCGGGGCCAGTTCGTCGGGGAGACCGCGAGCGGGCACGAGGAGGAGCTCGTCGTGCGCGACCTCGACCTCTCCCTCATCGAGGAGGTCCGCAACCAGTGGGCCTTCTACCGGGACCGCCGCCCGGACGCGTACGGCTCGCTGACCGACGCCTGA